The following are encoded together in the Aerococcus mictus genome:
- the rsmI gene encoding 16S rRNA (cytidine(1402)-2'-O)-methyltransferase: MQQQKSFASEGSQGNLYLVPTPIGNLEDMTFRALKVLQSVDLILAEDTRHTQKLLNHFEIDKPQKSFHKYNTQERIPEILSLLEKGKDLAQVSDAGMPVISDPGSELVQACLKAGIRVIPLPGANAALTGLIASGLNSEAFTFIGFLAKKAKNRRQQLMTYQNTGETLMIYESPYRISQTIETAIEVFGPDRPACVVRELTKSYEEFNRGSLAELSAYYQENPVVKGEICFYIEGNPHPKSAAEQLQAGIDHLPLKGQVEWWMEEEKLSSKEAIKKVAKNKGLKKQEVYQAYHEIGGEAP, translated from the coding sequence ATGCAACAACAAAAAAGTTTTGCCAGTGAAGGGAGTCAAGGCAATCTTTATCTGGTGCCTACCCCAATTGGTAACCTGGAGGATATGACCTTTCGGGCCCTCAAAGTCTTGCAATCGGTGGACTTGATCCTAGCTGAAGATACCCGTCATACCCAAAAGTTATTGAACCATTTTGAAATTGATAAGCCGCAAAAAAGCTTTCATAAGTACAATACCCAGGAGCGGATTCCTGAAATTCTTTCCCTCTTGGAAAAGGGCAAGGACCTGGCCCAGGTTAGTGATGCCGGTATGCCAGTGATTTCTGACCCAGGAAGTGAATTGGTCCAGGCCTGTCTCAAAGCGGGTATTCGGGTGATCCCCCTGCCAGGCGCCAATGCGGCCTTGACCGGACTGATTGCTAGCGGACTGAATAGTGAGGCTTTTACCTTTATTGGTTTCTTAGCCAAGAAGGCAAAGAACCGCCGCCAACAATTAATGACCTATCAGAATACTGGAGAAACCCTCATGATCTATGAGTCTCCTTATCGAATCAGCCAGACCATTGAGACGGCCATTGAGGTTTTTGGCCCTGACCGACCAGCTTGTGTGGTCCGGGAATTGACCAAGTCCTATGAGGAATTTAACCGCGGGTCTTTGGCGGAACTGAGTGCTTATTACCAGGAAAATCCCGTCGTCAAGGGGGAAATTTGTTTCTATATTGAGGGCAACCCTCATCCCAAGTCAGCGGCGGAACAGTTACAGGCAGGTATTGACCACCTGCCTCTCAAAGGCCAAGTCGAGTGGTGGATGGAAGAAGAAAAACTCTCTTCTAAAGAAGCCATTAAGAAAGTGGCTAAGAATAAGGGGTTAAAGAAGCAAGAAGTTTACCAAGCCTACCATGAAATCGGTGGGGAGGCCCCATGA
- a CDS encoding tRNA1(Val) (adenine(37)-N6)-methyltransferase — MTLLANERIDQLSQFDREIIQSDDTFSLSTDALFLAYFARVRKTKKQKIVDFCSGNGAIPLILSAMTDAPIEAIEIQPELADMARRSVALNHLEEQITIHTGNIKSATSLVKPESVNVITCNPPYFKVYPDSWINPNDKKALARHEIAMTLEDIFKQSQALLKERGRLILVHRPERLTEMIQAGLKYRLIPKRLRFVHPKPDKPANTLLIDFMKNGQEKGLQVLPPLYVYTKDNVYTEEVKAYLHQG, encoded by the coding sequence ATGACGCTATTAGCCAATGAGCGCATTGATCAATTAAGCCAATTTGACCGGGAGATCATCCAAAGTGATGATACTTTTTCCTTGTCGACAGATGCCTTGTTTTTAGCCTATTTTGCCCGGGTGAGAAAGACCAAAAAGCAAAAAATTGTCGACTTCTGCTCTGGTAATGGGGCCATTCCCTTGATTTTATCAGCCATGACCGATGCACCCATTGAAGCCATTGAAATCCAGCCTGAACTAGCTGATATGGCTAGACGGTCGGTGGCCTTAAATCATTTAGAAGAGCAAATCACTATCCATACCGGCAATATCAAATCTGCTACTAGTCTGGTCAAGCCGGAATCGGTGAATGTGATTACCTGTAACCCGCCTTATTTTAAGGTCTACCCGGACTCTTGGATTAATCCCAACGATAAAAAGGCTCTGGCCCGTCATGAAATCGCCATGACCTTGGAAGATATTTTCAAGCAGAGCCAAGCCTTACTCAAGGAGCGAGGGCGCTTAATTTTGGTCCACCGGCCGGAACGCTTGACTGAAATGATCCAAGCGGGACTCAAGTACCGGCTTATTCCCAAGCGCTTGCGTTTTGTCCACCCTAAGCCCGATAAGCCGGCTAATACCCTCTTAATTGACTTTATGAAGAATGGCCAGGAAAAGGGCCTGCAAGTCCTTCCGCCCCTCTATGTGTATACCAAGGACAATGTTTATACGGAAGAAGTGAAGGCTTATCTCCACCAAGGATAA
- a CDS encoding DNA replication initiation control protein YabA, which produces METRDIVTRLNTLSEQLGQMQTELETIIDEWGKELIKNQDLQMENHYLRERVNQLLANDQPEEKEAAPEEKDGQRSPALQNLLNIYEDGFHICNISYGQRRENAEQCMFCLDILYGMEGKR; this is translated from the coding sequence ATGGAGACAAGAGATATTGTCACTCGCCTCAATACCCTCAGCGAGCAACTGGGCCAAATGCAGACCGAACTAGAGACAATTATCGATGAGTGGGGTAAAGAATTAATCAAAAATCAAGACCTACAGATGGAAAACCATTATTTAAGAGAACGGGTCAACCAATTATTAGCCAATGACCAGCCGGAAGAGAAGGAAGCTGCTCCCGAAGAAAAGGACGGACAACGCTCTCCTGCCTTACAGAACCTCTTAAATATTTATGAAGATGGCTTTCATATATGTAATATTTCCTATGGCCAAAGACGAGAAAATGCTGAGCAATGCATGTTTTGCTTAGATATTCTTTATGGCATGGAAGGTAAGCGTTAG
- a CDS encoding GIY-YIG nuclease family protein, which produces MYVLLCHDDSLYTGYTTDVDRRQEEHNSGKGAKYTRPASRRPCAMVFAKAFSSRQAATQAEYRFKQFSRAEKIKRLKAYGVSDFHYRPGISCQRVGLDDDYNRERR; this is translated from the coding sequence ATGTATGTGCTTCTCTGTCACGATGATAGTCTCTATACCGGCTATACCACCGATGTTGACCGTCGGCAGGAAGAACATAATAGTGGCAAAGGAGCCAAGTATACCCGCCCAGCCAGCCGGCGCCCCTGTGCCATGGTCTTTGCCAAGGCTTTTTCTAGTCGCCAAGCGGCTACCCAGGCGGAGTACCGCTTTAAGCAATTTTCCCGTGCCGAGAAGATTAAACGTCTAAAGGCTTACGGTGTTAGTGACTTTCATTACCGACCGGGCATTTCCTGCCAGCGCGTCGGTTTAGATGATGACTACAATAGAGAAAGAAGGTGA
- a CDS encoding pyridoxal phosphate-dependent aminotransferase translates to MKINHRYLNTAPSIIREFAETFAQIDGLLPFTIGEPDLNAPETVKDAIKKALDENKTHYASAKGLGELVEAIVAYFKRTQDLDLKADNVIITNGVTEAVKIAMDVFINEGDKIIVPSPFFGLYEMTAAIAGAELVTLDTSQTDFKLTPKALERSLDANPETRLVLLNYPNNPIGNTYTKDEIRELAEVIKRYDVFVISDEIYSDMIYDQDHYSIYNEIPNQTIYLNGPSKSYAMTGLRIGFIHMPDGYVTQGLVSHQTMVTSVSTPGQHGAGPSLPIMSVMTLSWKPVINLRVVATCS, encoded by the coding sequence GTGAAAATTAATCATCGTTACTTAAATACAGCCCCCTCCATTATTCGCGAGTTTGCTGAAACTTTTGCCCAAATTGATGGTCTACTTCCCTTCACGATCGGGGAACCTGATCTTAACGCCCCTGAAACGGTTAAAGACGCTATCAAAAAGGCTCTAGATGAAAATAAGACCCACTATGCATCAGCTAAGGGGCTTGGAGAATTGGTCGAGGCCATCGTTGCTTATTTTAAACGTACCCAAGATCTTGATTTAAAAGCTGATAATGTGATTATTACCAATGGAGTCACCGAAGCTGTAAAGATCGCTATGGATGTTTTCATTAATGAAGGCGATAAAATTATTGTTCCTTCTCCTTTCTTTGGCCTTTATGAAATGACAGCAGCGATTGCGGGGGCAGAATTGGTAACCTTAGATACCAGCCAAACCGACTTCAAGTTAACTCCTAAGGCTTTGGAACGGAGCTTGGATGCTAACCCAGAGACGCGTTTAGTCCTCCTAAACTACCCCAATAATCCGATTGGGAATACCTATACCAAGGATGAAATTCGTGAATTAGCCGAAGTGATTAAGCGCTATGATGTCTTTGTCATTAGTGATGAAATTTATTCAGACATGATCTATGACCAAGACCATTATTCCATCTACAATGAAATCCCCAACCAAACTATCTATCTCAATGGTCCTTCCAAGAGTTACGCCATGACCGGACTTCGGATTGGTTTCATCCACATGCCTGATGGCTATGTGACCCAAGGCTTGGTTTCCCACCAAACCATGGTTACCAGCGTGTCTACCCCTGGTCAACACGGGGCGGGGCCATCGCTGCCTATAATGAGTGTGATGACTTTGTCGTGGAAGCCCGTGATAAATTTAAGAGTCGTCGCGACCTGCTCTTAG
- a CDS encoding GNAT family N-acetyltransferase produces the protein MLDLNATYHWISHYEDNELYQIFANQAARHVPLSNFMALDFNPGLDEWLILEEQYMDYASEFDLPEINIHLPMNQGVDDELYAYLSEAGYQLAITELVSLENYQYPNKKRQSAQLELEEINSDSLPAFLAFQAYYDKDYGLAYQEEMQGYYQEAFYKDNIHQVAVFDQGQIIAAMQVILSRHYLEIDHLTVREDFQKREIGRWLVEWAYDQAQQDDKTLILVCDADSPARQFYDHLGFMGLGFELAFSRKIDQDFKEQFYYQD, from the coding sequence ATGTTAGACCTTAATGCCACTTACCATTGGATCAGTCATTATGAGGATAATGAACTCTACCAAATCTTTGCCAATCAAGCGGCCCGCCATGTCCCGCTCAGTAACTTCATGGCCCTCGATTTTAACCCAGGTCTGGACGAGTGGTTGATCCTCGAGGAACAATATATGGATTATGCCAGTGAATTTGACCTGCCAGAAATCAATATCCACTTGCCTATGAACCAAGGGGTTGATGATGAGCTCTATGCCTATCTCTCTGAAGCTGGCTACCAGTTGGCCATCACTGAGCTGGTTAGTCTCGAGAACTACCAATACCCCAATAAGAAAAGACAGTCCGCTCAACTTGAGCTCGAAGAAATCAACTCCGACAGCCTCCCCGCCTTTCTAGCCTTCCAGGCCTACTATGACAAGGACTATGGCTTGGCCTACCAAGAGGAAATGCAGGGCTACTACCAAGAAGCCTTCTATAAGGACAACATTCACCAGGTTGCCGTCTTTGACCAAGGACAAATCATCGCCGCTATGCAAGTGATCCTTTCCCGCCACTACCTAGAGATTGACCATCTAACTGTAAGAGAGGACTTTCAGAAAAGAGAAATTGGCCGCTGGCTGGTGGAATGGGCCTATGACCAGGCTCAGCAGGACGACAAGACGCTGATCTTAGTCTGTGACGCGGATAGTCCCGCCCGACAATTCTATGACCACTTAGGTTTTATGGGTTTGGGATTTGAATTAGCCTTCTCCCGAAAGATAGATCAGGACTTTAAAGAGCAATTTTACTATCAAGACTAG
- a CDS encoding YdcF family protein, with translation MIFYLGGGLLLAIALLLFILAPRNLWDSWIASLGLIILFYAMGKDPNFAESQWLSFIFHGIEVFVNYIAPSLLLIFGLAMFTYALSLFQEEHNYLQLVIGLSLAVFLILVGLVHYYVRFNPELMADKHWLHILDFVVAYYVLLLINFLVNSLRLWLIEDDRKQDYIIILGCLFNSDNTVSQMLKLRLDACLAYVGRQKFLYHHIPILIVSGAATVANSDCSEADVMAQYLKAQGIPEEKIWREDQATNTHGNFAYSKQLIEGIQPVKSAHIAFITSAFHLYRSQLYANLEGLYQVTGFGAKTTLRESFKHGIREFVAILFMHRKLHLLMTVVMFGIGWLNYIHFD, from the coding sequence ATGATTTTCTACCTAGGAGGCGGCTTACTCCTTGCCATCGCTTTATTACTCTTTATCCTTGCCCCGCGTAATTTGTGGGACTCCTGGATTGCTAGTCTGGGACTTATTATCCTTTTTTACGCCATGGGTAAGGACCCCAACTTTGCAGAATCCCAGTGGCTGTCCTTCATCTTTCATGGGATAGAGGTTTTTGTGAATTACATTGCCCCTTCCTTACTGCTGATTTTTGGACTAGCCATGTTTACCTATGCCTTATCCCTCTTCCAAGAAGAACATAATTACCTCCAGCTGGTGATTGGACTGAGTCTGGCGGTGTTCTTAATTCTGGTGGGCCTTGTGCATTATTACGTTCGCTTCAACCCAGAATTGATGGCGGATAAGCATTGGCTGCATATTTTAGACTTTGTAGTCGCTTACTATGTTTTACTCTTGATTAATTTCCTGGTCAATTCTCTAAGACTCTGGTTGATTGAGGATGACCGTAAGCAGGATTATATTATTATCTTGGGTTGTCTATTTAATAGTGACAATACGGTGTCTCAGATGTTAAAGCTACGCTTGGATGCCTGCTTAGCCTATGTGGGGCGTCAGAAGTTTCTCTACCACCATATTCCCATTCTCATTGTTTCTGGAGCAGCCACAGTAGCAAATAGTGACTGTTCGGAAGCTGATGTCATGGCCCAGTATTTGAAAGCCCAGGGCATCCCCGAGGAAAAGATTTGGCGAGAAGACCAAGCCACCAATACCCATGGTAACTTTGCCTACAGTAAGCAACTGATCGAGGGGATCCAACCCGTCAAGAGTGCCCATATTGCTTTTATTACTAGTGCTTTCCACCTTTACCGCAGTCAACTCTATGCCAACCTGGAAGGACTCTACCAAGTCACCGGATTCGGGGCCAAAACCACCCTAAGGGAAAGCTTTAAACATGGGATTCGAGAATTCGTCGCCATCTTATTTATGCACCGCAAGCTGCATTTATTGATGACGGTGGTTATGTTTGGGATTGGTTGGCTCAACTATATTCATTTTGATTAG
- the mscL gene encoding large conductance mechanosensitive channel protein MscL codes for MLQEFKDFIAKGNVIELAVGVVMGTAFTAIVNSLAKDILTPLLGIILGNIDLSAYSIEVAGATFGVGNFVNAIISFLLIALVLFFIVKAFSHFKHEEKKVEEAKPSNEEVLLTEIRDLLKNK; via the coding sequence ATGCTACAAGAATTTAAAGATTTTATTGCTAAGGGTAATGTGATTGAATTAGCAGTCGGGGTTGTTATGGGGACTGCCTTCACTGCTATTGTGAACTCCCTAGCTAAGGATATTTTAACCCCATTATTAGGGATTATTTTAGGCAACATCGACTTGTCAGCTTATAGTATTGAAGTTGCCGGAGCCACATTTGGTGTGGGGAACTTTGTTAACGCTATTATTTCTTTCTTATTAATTGCCCTGGTTCTATTCTTTATTGTTAAGGCTTTTAGCCACTTCAAACATGAAGAAAAGAAAGTTGAAGAAGCTAAACCAAGTAATGAAGAAGTCCTATTAACAGAAATCCGTGACTTATTAAAGAACAAATAG
- a CDS encoding aminotransferase class I/II-fold pyridoxal phosphate-dependent enzyme, with the protein MEARDKFKSRRDLLLEELPKIGLEFVHPAGAFYIFIKAPESYHGDDKQFALDLAHQAKVGVIPGFAFGNAGKGYVRFSYASSYESIQEGLKRLKNFVDQLA; encoded by the coding sequence GTGGAAGCCCGTGATAAATTTAAGAGTCGTCGCGACCTGCTCTTAGAAGAATTACCTAAGATTGGTTTAGAATTTGTTCACCCAGCTGGAGCCTTCTATATCTTTATCAAGGCACCAGAATCATATCATGGTGATGACAAACAATTTGCCCTTGACCTAGCCCACCAAGCCAAGGTAGGGGTGATACCAGGCTTTGCCTTCGGTAATGCCGGTAAAGGCTATGTCCGCTTCTCCTACGCCTCTTCTTACGAATCTATCCAAGAAGGATTGAAACGTCTAAAGAACTTTGTTGATCAATTAGCCTAG
- a CDS encoding NAD(P)/FAD-dependent oxidoreductase, which yields MKIAIIGGGIVGSVTAFYLSQTDHQVTLYDSGIGQATKAAAGIICPWFSKRRNKPWYRMANAGAHFYPQLIANLAQAGITSQAYQKRTTWLLKKREKMIDELMAIANRRKEKAPLIGQIRRLKPSQAQAALAPWTYDQDLIQIDSGAAVIDGELLCQELLSAAQDKGLSVIPEAVAIDAISSTEVKIQQQSYDRVIIAAGAWLGEILAPYTENVDIRPQKGQLLVYDHIDQAEQWPLIMPEGQADIIPHQGQRLFLGATHENDQGFDLSPNLQALEEIMTTAQDLLPAIDFSDYQAIKVGTRAYTSDFAPFYGALPKYDHIYVASGLGSSGLTTGPIIGHELAAMITGSDLQLDPSDYPVGDYITF from the coding sequence ATGAAAATAGCCATCATCGGTGGAGGAATTGTCGGTTCGGTAACCGCCTTCTATCTCAGCCAGACTGACCACCAAGTCACCCTCTACGATAGCGGGATCGGCCAAGCCACTAAGGCAGCAGCCGGTATTATCTGTCCCTGGTTCTCCAAGCGTCGCAATAAGCCTTGGTACCGGATGGCTAACGCTGGGGCCCATTTTTACCCCCAATTGATCGCTAACTTAGCCCAAGCCGGCATCACTTCCCAAGCCTACCAAAAACGGACGACCTGGCTTTTGAAAAAGCGAGAAAAAATGATTGACGAACTCATGGCAATTGCTAACCGCCGTAAGGAAAAGGCCCCCCTGATCGGTCAAATCCGGCGATTAAAGCCTAGCCAGGCCCAAGCTGCCTTAGCCCCTTGGACCTATGACCAAGACCTGATTCAAATTGATTCTGGGGCGGCCGTCATTGACGGCGAATTACTCTGCCAGGAACTCCTCAGTGCTGCCCAAGATAAGGGGCTTAGTGTCATCCCTGAAGCGGTCGCCATTGATGCCATCAGCTCTACGGAGGTCAAGATCCAACAGCAAAGCTATGACCGGGTCATTATCGCAGCAGGCGCCTGGCTGGGAGAGATTCTGGCCCCTTACACAGAAAATGTGGATATCCGGCCTCAAAAGGGGCAACTATTGGTCTATGACCATATCGATCAAGCTGAGCAATGGCCCCTGATTATGCCCGAGGGTCAGGCTGATATCATCCCCCACCAAGGTCAGCGCTTATTCTTAGGAGCTACCCATGAAAATGACCAAGGCTTTGACCTGAGTCCCAACCTCCAAGCCTTAGAAGAAATTATGACAACAGCTCAGGACTTACTGCCTGCCATCGATTTCTCTGATTACCAAGCTATTAAGGTCGGCACCCGGGCCTATACCAGCGACTTTGCCCCCTTTTACGGGGCCCTGCCCAAGTATGACCATATTTATGTAGCTTCTGGCCTGGGCTCAAGCGGCCTAACCACCGGACCGATTATCGGCCACGAACTCGCCGCCATGATCACAGGCAGCGACTTACAGCTCGACCCTAGCGACTATCCGGTCGGTGATTACATAACTTTTTAA